From a region of the Flavobacterium sediminilitoris genome:
- the dnaG gene encoding DNA primase: MYKQESIDRIREADIHTIISNYAVLKKSGSLWECKSPFNPEERSPSFKVSTVKNNFVCYSTQQSGDGLKFVMLIDKCTFIEAVEKIASICNITLEREEETEEVKRKRSEREEHYILMEWASKQYQKSFRNLPSEHWVKQMIIDRDINEETIISFGIGYAKDDWKFLTNILLDNAKFELGKSSGLISVKDSNSYDFFKNRFMFPIHDVNGNVIGFGGRCAEDDPAKENGRKYINSKETLIYSKSKSLYGIFQAKNSIVKSRTAVLVEGYTDVTALHQNGCDMAVASGGTALTDDQCKLIKRFADQVIICRDNDGFKENGEPKAGTKAALEDIDKLLFHGLKVRVVLFPVGEDPDSYSRKIKEECASPSTKRNGNLVAYENIKDYIFDNSQDAVIWKTTFLKNQAANDPDKLSECVNKVCEMLFQIKDDVKHNAYLVECKKLLKQPVAVMKSIITDLSEKAIENFQNATGRNDRATAEDLGLPEGADFEEFKKFRFCTIENACWFQGRSGSFFKGTNYRITPLFHVYGKSDNKRLCEIINEVGSKKLIDFDSSAFVSRNKFDEALINEGFFVSTENFDSKQFTLMKNRILSDFILAFELKTLGWQKEGFFAFANCVYYNGIIKNVNNYGIVQVETDSPDESEYFEEVKHYYSPAFSEIYKHTREDDDPYENDRYFVYKISPVTLNTWMAQMKLVYKEKCIEGICSVFFALFRDLFIKTHAVSPILFLSGEKGSGKSKYAESLASLFTYKQPAFDLNASTIPAFSRRIARTKNAITILEEFNDNIHVTILQSLKGSYDNRGREIGAYSSDNRTKVGKVNSFIVMLGQYLSTWDDNSITSRSIIQHFIKPTENFTQEEIGHYDLLKKWEEQGLTSLIIEILNYRKEVEEHYIKTYTKLYSKYKKELKNFDYQERMLQNYVVIMTPLTVLWEKFTFPFSFEEMEKQFKNAILDSSDMIVESEGLAEFWRTLEYLLDRQPFALLKSGYHFKIDTPLSLKLQGRKQEKDIEWTNDGRKRILYLRLNAVHQLYHKEVSTREGVDVIGENTLRNYFKSKKYFIGSKKSERFEDTATSAYIFDYDMMENAGVVNLVRQKDDPFKKEGEPTKEENVNTNSGDQDDLPF, translated from the coding sequence ATGTATAAACAAGAATCAATAGATAGAATAAGAGAAGCAGATATACACACCATTATATCGAACTATGCCGTATTAAAAAAGTCCGGTTCTTTGTGGGAATGTAAATCTCCATTTAATCCAGAAGAGCGTTCTCCTTCATTCAAAGTTTCAACAGTAAAAAACAACTTCGTTTGTTATTCAACACAACAATCTGGTGATGGATTAAAGTTTGTGATGCTTATTGATAAATGCACTTTTATTGAAGCTGTTGAAAAGATTGCTTCAATATGTAATATTACTTTAGAAAGAGAAGAAGAGACAGAAGAAGTAAAAAGAAAGCGTTCAGAAAGAGAAGAGCATTATATATTAATGGAATGGGCTTCTAAACAGTATCAAAAATCGTTTAGAAATTTACCTTCTGAGCATTGGGTTAAACAAATGATTATCGATCGAGATATCAATGAGGAAACCATTATTTCTTTTGGTATTGGATATGCAAAAGATGATTGGAAATTTTTAACCAATATACTACTTGATAATGCAAAATTTGAATTAGGTAAAAGCTCAGGTTTAATTAGCGTAAAAGATTCTAATTCTTATGATTTTTTCAAGAATAGATTTATGTTTCCTATTCACGATGTGAATGGAAATGTAATTGGTTTTGGTGGCCGATGTGCCGAAGATGATCCTGCAAAGGAAAATGGTAGAAAGTATATTAATTCTAAGGAAACTTTAATTTATTCAAAATCAAAATCTTTATACGGTATTTTCCAAGCTAAAAATAGCATTGTTAAAAGTAGAACGGCTGTTTTAGTAGAAGGATATACAGATGTTACTGCTTTGCACCAAAATGGGTGTGACATGGCAGTTGCTTCTGGAGGAACTGCTTTAACTGATGATCAATGTAAATTGATAAAACGTTTTGCAGACCAAGTAATCATTTGTCGTGATAACGATGGTTTTAAAGAGAATGGAGAACCAAAGGCAGGAACAAAGGCTGCTCTTGAAGATATTGATAAATTATTATTTCATGGTCTAAAAGTAAGAGTAGTTTTATTTCCTGTGGGAGAGGACCCAGATAGTTATTCAAGGAAAATTAAAGAAGAATGTGCTTCGCCATCAACAAAGAGAAATGGAAATCTTGTAGCGTATGAAAATATCAAGGATTATATTTTCGATAATTCCCAAGATGCAGTTATTTGGAAAACTACTTTTCTAAAAAATCAAGCAGCTAATGATCCAGATAAACTTTCCGAGTGTGTAAATAAAGTTTGTGAAATGCTTTTTCAAATTAAGGATGATGTAAAACATAATGCTTACTTAGTAGAGTGTAAAAAACTACTGAAACAGCCTGTTGCTGTTATGAAAAGTATAATTACTGATTTAAGTGAAAAGGCAATAGAAAATTTTCAAAATGCTACTGGTAGAAATGATAGAGCTACTGCAGAAGATTTAGGACTTCCAGAAGGAGCAGATTTTGAAGAGTTTAAAAAGTTTAGGTTTTGTACAATTGAAAATGCGTGTTGGTTTCAAGGCCGTTCTGGTTCATTTTTTAAAGGAACTAATTATAGAATAACTCCATTATTTCACGTTTATGGGAAAAGTGACAATAAAAGGCTTTGTGAAATTATAAATGAGGTTGGTTCCAAAAAACTAATCGATTTTGATTCTTCGGCTTTTGTAAGTAGAAATAAGTTTGATGAAGCTTTAATTAATGAGGGGTTCTTCGTTTCTACTGAAAACTTTGATTCCAAACAATTTACATTAATGAAGAATAGAATCTTATCTGATTTTATTTTGGCTTTTGAATTAAAAACTTTAGGATGGCAAAAGGAAGGCTTTTTTGCCTTTGCAAATTGTGTCTATTACAATGGCATAATTAAAAATGTAAATAATTACGGAATTGTTCAAGTTGAAACAGATAGTCCTGATGAATCAGAATATTTTGAAGAGGTAAAACACTATTATTCTCCTGCATTTTCAGAAATATATAAACACACTAGAGAAGATGATGATCCATATGAAAATGATAGATATTTTGTGTACAAAATAAGTCCAGTAACTCTTAATACTTGGATGGCTCAAATGAAGCTCGTTTATAAAGAAAAATGTATCGAAGGCATTTGTAGTGTTTTCTTTGCTTTATTTAGAGATCTTTTTATTAAAACTCATGCGGTTTCTCCTATTTTGTTTTTATCAGGAGAAAAAGGTTCTGGAAAGTCTAAATATGCTGAAAGTTTAGCTTCATTATTTACCTATAAACAACCTGCTTTCGATTTGAATGCTTCCACAATTCCTGCATTTTCAAGAAGAATTGCAAGAACTAAAAATGCCATTACAATATTAGAGGAGTTCAACGATAATATTCATGTAACTATTCTTCAAAGTTTAAAAGGTTCTTATGATAACAGAGGTCGTGAAATAGGAGCATATTCTTCAGACAATAGAACAAAGGTTGGTAAAGTAAACTCTTTCATAGTAATGTTAGGACAATATTTATCTACTTGGGATGATAACTCTATTACTTCAAGAAGTATTATTCAACATTTTATTAAGCCAACTGAAAACTTTACTCAAGAAGAAATAGGTCATTATGATTTATTAAAAAAATGGGAAGAACAAGGTTTAACAAGTTTAATTATTGAAATTCTTAATTATAGAAAAGAAGTAGAGGAACATTATATAAAGACCTATACAAAATTATATTCTAAGTATAAAAAAGAGCTTAAAAACTTTGATTATCAAGAGAGAATGCTTCAAAATTATGTCGTAATAATGACACCATTAACTGTTCTTTGGGAAAAATTCACTTTCCCGTTTTCTTTTGAAGAAATGGAAAAACAATTTAAAAACGCAATTCTGGATTCATCAGATATGATTGTTGAAAGTGAAGGATTAGCTGAATTCTGGAGAACTTTAGAATATCTATTAGATAGACAACCTTTCGCTTTACTAAAAAGTGGGTACCACTTTAAAATTGACACACCACTTTCATTAAAACTTCAAGGTAGAAAACAAGAAAAAGATATTGAATGGACAAATGATGGTAGAAAAAGAATTTTGTATTTACGATTAAATGCAGTACACCAACTATATCACAAAGAAGTTTCAACAAGAGAAGGTGTAGATGTAATAGGAGAAAATACACTTCGTAATTACTTTAAATCTAAAAAATACTTTATTGGTTCTAAGAAAAGTGAACGTTTCGAAGATACTGCTACATCTGCTTATATTTTTGACTACGACATGATGGAAAATGCAGGAGTAGTAAACCTTGTTAGACAAAAAGATGATCCATTTAAAAAAGAAGGAGAACCTACAAAAGAAGAGAATGTAAATACTAACTCTGGAGATCAGGATGATTTACCATTTTAA
- a CDS encoding DNA adenine methylase, which translates to MSGNTKKTIAFNYFGGKFTWLDHLYQNFPDDFTHLIDLFGGSFSVSLNYKGKVVKTANELNEDITNFFEVLRNNESDLIRLLLLTPCSNLEYNNCWKTSSDKIEQARRFYVRVRQSFFGLGAQHKNKGWHMAKTQVNANGGETVSKWNNAIEKLHDVAEVIRSNFQITNFDFLECIDKIDFDKAFFYCDPPYPKETRASFNDYKFEFSTEKHIELANKLHKIKGLAMVSSYNSKLYNDLYKDWYKIEFPIKCNNIRSGIVQEVIWTNYKPNKTDLFNI; encoded by the coding sequence ATGAGCGGAAACACAAAAAAAACAATAGCATTTAATTATTTTGGAGGAAAGTTTACTTGGTTAGATCACTTATACCAAAACTTCCCAGATGATTTTACACATCTTATAGACTTATTTGGAGGTAGCTTTTCAGTTTCTTTAAATTATAAAGGGAAAGTAGTTAAAACTGCTAATGAACTAAATGAAGATATTACAAATTTTTTTGAAGTTCTGAGAAATAACGAATCTGATTTAATCCGATTATTATTATTAACTCCTTGTTCAAATCTTGAATATAATAACTGTTGGAAAACTTCTTCTGACAAAATAGAACAAGCAAGAAGATTTTATGTAAGAGTTCGTCAGAGTTTTTTTGGATTAGGTGCTCAACATAAAAATAAAGGATGGCACATGGCAAAAACTCAAGTAAATGCAAATGGAGGGGAAACTGTAAGTAAGTGGAATAATGCTATCGAAAAACTTCATGATGTTGCAGAAGTTATTAGATCTAATTTTCAAATTACAAATTTTGATTTTTTAGAATGTATTGATAAAATTGATTTTGATAAAGCTTTTTTTTATTGTGATCCTCCATATCCAAAAGAAACTAGAGCATCTTTTAATGATTATAAATTTGAATTCTCAACAGAGAAACATATCGAATTAGCAAATAAACTTCATAAAATTAAAGGCCTTGCTATGGTAAGTAGTTATAATTCTAAATTATATAATGATTTATATAAAGATTGGTATAAAATCGAATTCCCAATTAAATGTAACAACATAAGATCAGGGATTGTTCAAGAAGTAATATGGACTAATTATAAACCAAATAAAACTGATTTATTTAATATTTAA
- the dcm gene encoding DNA (cytosine-5-)-methyltransferase — MNDSSNNIFLSDGKNAATSGKLTHGSLFSGIGGFDLAAEWMGWENVFHCEWNEFGQRILKYYWPKAISYEDITKTDFSIHRGKIDILTGGFPCQPYSSAGKRLGKEDDRHLWPEMLRAIREIQPKYIVGENVYGLTNWNGGLVFNEVQVDLENEGYKVQPCILPACAVNAPHRRDRVWFVAYSDKCTAGPPRTSGETESDWGKNNDEQSSRRKQTEQRTGCSNVLRSDTDANHNRTSRTARKNERTSGEKRLQERNEVQQLKKPNTLRPENPELSTNTEHKRQQEQGQPERPLHTKENREWKASWAYDDGRWPTQSPICSGDDGLSNQLDGITFPKWRQESIKAYGNAIVPQVAYQIFKALMITESKAREEKNIITGDMDEPIQKTGT; from the coding sequence ATGAACGACAGTAGTAATAATATTTTTTTGAGCGATGGCAAAAATGCCGCCACAAGCGGCAAACTAACTCACGGCTCTTTGTTTAGCGGAATAGGTGGATTTGACCTTGCGGCTGAATGGATGGGCTGGGAGAATGTATTTCATTGTGAATGGAATGAGTTTGGCCAACGAATACTCAAATACTACTGGCCTAAAGCAATATCTTATGAAGACATTACCAAAACAGACTTCTCTATTCACAGAGGAAAAATCGACATACTTACAGGAGGATTCCCCTGCCAACCGTATTCATCAGCAGGTAAAAGACTTGGTAAGGAAGACGATAGACATCTCTGGCCGGAAATGCTTAGAGCAATTCGAGAGATTCAGCCCAAGTACATCGTGGGAGAGAATGTTTATGGACTCACTAATTGGAATGGGGGATTGGTTTTCAACGAGGTGCAAGTTGACTTGGAAAATGAAGGGTACAAAGTACAACCGTGTATTCTTCCAGCTTGTGCCGTCAACGCTCCCCATCGAAGAGATAGAGTTTGGTTTGTGGCCTACTCCGACAAGTGTACAGCGGGACCACCCCGAACGAGTGGAGAAACTGAAAGCGACTGGGGCAAAAACAATGATGAGCAGAGCAGCAGGAGAAAACAGACCGAACAGCGTACTGGATGCAGCAATGTTTTACGGTCTGATACAGACGCCAACCACAATAGAACGAGCCGAACCGCCCGAAAAAATGAGAGAACGAGCGGAGAAAAACGGCTACAAGAACGGAACGAAGTACAACAGCTTAAAAAGCCAAATACTTTACGACCCGAAAATCCAGAGCTTTCTACCAACACCGAACACAAGCGACAACAGGAACAGGGGCAACCCGAACGACCCTTGCATACAAAAGAGAATAGAGAATGGAAAGCAAGTTGGGCTTACGATGATGGTAGATGGCCAACTCAATCCCCAATTTGTAGCGGAGATGATGGGCTTTCCAACCAACTGGACGGAATTACCTTTCCAAAATGGAGGCAGGAATCAATAAAGGCTTACGGGAATGCGATTGTACCGCAAGTGGCCTATCAGATATTCAAAGCTCTAATGATTACGGAATCAAAAGCGAGGGAAGAAAAAAATATTATTACGGGCGATATGGACGAACCTATCCAAAAGACGGGAACTTAG
- a CDS encoding tyrosine-type recombinase/integrase, whose translation MNIGKYVQMYSEDLKLKNYAKNTIENYCSQVRLFLEHFNNVATKPSEISEKQIKEWLLLSKSINGRKHRISAVKLFYKLTGKQPLKFKHIEYPRSEKKLPKIIDKDFLLYKISKIQNKKHKAIISLAYSTGMRVSEVCNLLLEDIDSKRMIINIRQSKGRKDRIVALSENILEILREYFKEFKPKEYLFNGQFNLKYSQTSCNQIVKKYLGKEYHFHLLRHSNATALLEAGTDIRIIQKHLGHSSSKTTEIYTHVSTNIIQRMSLPI comes from the coding sequence ATGAATATCGGAAAGTATGTACAAATGTATTCCGAAGATTTGAAGTTGAAAAACTATGCTAAGAATACGATTGAAAACTATTGTAGCCAAGTAAGATTATTTTTGGAACATTTTAATAATGTGGCTACAAAGCCTTCTGAAATATCAGAAAAACAAATAAAAGAATGGTTACTTTTGTCTAAATCAATTAACGGCAGAAAACATAGAATTTCTGCTGTTAAATTGTTTTATAAATTAACAGGTAAGCAACCTTTAAAATTTAAGCATATTGAATATCCAAGATCAGAAAAAAAACTTCCAAAAATAATAGATAAAGATTTTCTACTGTATAAAATTTCAAAAATTCAAAATAAAAAACATAAAGCAATTATTTCTTTAGCTTATTCAACAGGAATGAGAGTTTCAGAAGTTTGTAATTTACTTCTTGAAGATATCGATAGCAAAAGAATGATTATTAATATTCGCCAATCTAAAGGAAGGAAAGATAGAATTGTAGCTTTGTCTGAAAATATTTTGGAAATACTTCGAGAATATTTTAAAGAATTCAAACCAAAAGAATATTTATTTAACGGACAATTCAATTTAAAGTATTCTCAAACAAGTTGCAATCAAATTGTGAAGAAGTATCTTGGTAAAGAATATCATTTTCATTTGCTTCGACATTCTAATGCAACTGCACTATTAGAAGCAGGAACAGACATTAGAATTATCCAGAAGCATCTTGGGCATTCTAGTAGCAAAACAACTGAAATATACACCCATGTAAGTACTAATATCATTCAAAGAATGTCTTTACCAATATAA
- a CDS encoding type II toxin-antitoxin system HicA family toxin — MKYNEFFKLAKRNGWQLLRQGKGSHEIWIKEIKTVVIPNHGSKEMPTGLEKSLRKEMGL; from the coding sequence ATGAAATACAATGAGTTTTTTAAGTTAGCCAAGCGCAACGGTTGGCAACTGCTACGACAGGGCAAAGGAAGCCATGAGATTTGGATTAAAGAAATCAAAACAGTAGTAATTCCTAATCACGGGTCAAAAGAAATGCCCACAGGACTAGAAAAAAGTTTAAGAAAAGAAATGGGGTTGTAA
- a CDS encoding type II toxin-antitoxin system HicB family antitoxin, which yields MNEIKIIIEKSKDSFGAYSENVPGIFGAGDTAEECKQSILDAVETLKGLKACPKELLGDYVISYRFDTISLLNYYKGIFTNSALEKMTGINQKQIQHYTTGHRKPRPEQRKKIEKAFHSLGHELLAVEL from the coding sequence ATGAATGAAATAAAAATTATAATCGAAAAAAGTAAAGATTCATTTGGAGCTTATTCAGAAAATGTACCTGGTATTTTTGGAGCTGGAGACACAGCTGAAGAATGTAAACAATCTATTTTGGATGCTGTTGAAACTTTAAAAGGCTTAAAAGCTTGTCCTAAAGAATTATTAGGAGATTATGTTATCAGTTATCGATTCGATACAATCTCTCTTTTAAATTACTACAAAGGAATTTTTACTAATTCGGCATTAGAAAAAATGACAGGGATTAATCAGAAACAGATACAACATTACACAACTGGACATAGAAAGCCACGACCTGAACAACGTAAAAAAATAGAAAAGGCTTTTCACTCTTTAGGTCATGAACTTTTAGCTGTAGAACTATAG